The Clostridiales bacterium genome contains a region encoding:
- the pheS gene encoding phenylalanine--tRNA ligase subunit alpha: protein MEQKLKQLVKTCISKLNDCQDLNSLNFLKVKILGKNGELTQILRGLKDLPPQERPQAGKIINETRERIERLINEKEVILNELELKKRLEQERIDITLPAAKVLRGGLHPQTIVRNRIIEIFTSMGYSVEDGPEIETEYYNFEALNIPDDHPAKDMQDTFFITENFKHNIILRSQTSNTQIRIMEKTKPPIKMINPGRVYRCDDIDATHSPMFHQVEGLVVDKGISMCDLNGTLSAFVKELFGEKTRARLRPSFFPFTEPSVEADASCPFCDAKGCKICKGVGWIEILGAGMVNPKVLENCNINSNVYTGFAFGLGIDRITNILYGITDLRIPFENDIRFLKQFR, encoded by the coding sequence ATGGAGCAAAAGCTAAAACAATTAGTGAAAACTTGCATATCAAAATTAAACGATTGTCAAGATTTGAATTCTTTGAATTTCTTAAAAGTTAAAATCTTAGGCAAAAATGGCGAGCTTACTCAAATATTGCGCGGCCTAAAAGATTTGCCTCCGCAAGAGAGGCCGCAAGCGGGAAAAATAATAAATGAAACCAGAGAGCGAATAGAAAGACTAATTAATGAAAAAGAAGTTATCTTAAACGAGCTTGAACTCAAAAAAAGGCTAGAGCAAGAACGCATAGACATTACTCTTCCCGCGGCCAAAGTTTTGCGAGGCGGGCTTCATCCGCAAACGATTGTCCGTAATAGAATTATTGAGATATTCACTTCTATGGGTTATTCGGTGGAAGACGGGCCTGAGATTGAAACGGAATATTATAATTTTGAAGCCCTAAATATTCCCGACGACCATCCGGCAAAAGACATGCAAGACACATTTTTTATAACAGAAAATTTTAAGCATAATATTATTTTGAGGTCCCAAACATCCAACACTCAAATACGAATAATGGAAAAAACCAAACCGCCTATCAAAATGATAAATCCAGGCAGGGTTTATCGTTGCGACGATATAGACGCGACCCATTCGCCCATGTTTCATCAAGTAGAAGGTTTGGTCGTGGATAAAGGAATCAGCATGTGCGACCTTAACGGTACGCTGAGCGCTTTTGTGAAAGAACTTTTTGGCGAAAAAACGCGAGCGAGATTGCGCCCTTCATTTTTCCCGTTTACCGAACCGAGCGTGGAGGCTGACGCGTCCTGTCCTTTCTGCGACGCCAAGGGCTGCAAAATTTGCAAAGGCGTAGGTTGGATAGAAATTTTGGGCGCGGGCATGGTCAATCCAAAAGTATTGGAAAATTGCAATATAAACTCCAATGTTTATACAGGTTTTGCTTTTGGTTTAGGAATAGACCGCATAACCAATATTCTTTACGGAATAACCGATTTGCGAATACCTTTTGAAAATGACATTAGATTTTTAAAACAATTTAGATAA
- a CDS encoding phenylalanine--tRNA ligase subunit beta, whose product MKVPLSWLKDFVDIDDISPEDLAEKLTNIGFEIEEIQYLGQNIEKVFTGKITKIEKHPNADKLVVCALDLSYQKLTIVTGADNIKEGDIVPVAIDGAILPCGKNIKNSVIRGVTSQGMLCSGEELCIDDSVIEGAEVDGILILPTDTELGADIKTVLGLDDYIFDVSVTPNRPDCNSIWGIAREVGAVLDKKVNPPSLKYEVDGAINNDIKVNVLNYDLCPRYMASRIKHAKIMPSPKWMRDRLRKVGIRAINNFADITNYILIEIGQPMHAFDYRNIEGKVINVRTAKAGEKITALDEKSYSLKPDHLVIADGKKPIAIAGIMGGEYSSIAPDTTDVVFESAIFARGSVRSTSRSLGLASESSARFAKGVDYWSCETGMKRALALVCELGCGKIAGDIIDIKPKEQKEKVIDVSISRINSLLGIEIPSHKIIEILNRLEIGAKLKGYTLTCAIPLFRTDLENHADIAEEVIRYYGYDKIGFSLPNTSSSIKIGANKFYKAAQQTKQTLVGLGLYEILTYSFINKDWLVKLNLDKNDYRLKTIDLLNPLSEEHGSMRTTLIPNLLTVAAYNLNHKNNEFRLFELSRVYLPKNLPLEDLPQEPNYLGVVICNEADNFLTVKAIAKNVLQDFGLSASYKRSNEPFLHPGISADIKLNGQKIGFLGAMHPSVLQNYDIEKTLYILELDYDKIWQHKKSITFKPLSKFQAIERDLAFLVKEETPAQELIDHIQKSAGPYLESVELFDVYTGAQIEKGYKSMAFSLVFRSHEKTLKDEDIAKNIDKIIRGLKYKYNAELRS is encoded by the coding sequence ATGAAAGTTCCATTAAGTTGGTTGAAAGATTTTGTGGATATAGACGATATATCGCCCGAAGATTTGGCGGAGAAATTGACCAATATAGGTTTTGAGATTGAAGAAATTCAATATTTGGGCCAAAATATTGAAAAAGTTTTTACAGGCAAAATAACAAAAATTGAAAAACACCCTAACGCAGATAAACTAGTTGTTTGCGCCCTAGACTTAAGCTATCAAAAATTAACCATAGTAACAGGCGCAGATAATATAAAAGAAGGCGATATTGTGCCTGTGGCGATAGACGGCGCGATATTGCCCTGCGGAAAAAATATAAAAAATAGCGTAATAAGAGGCGTAACATCGCAAGGTATGCTTTGTTCAGGCGAAGAGCTTTGTATTGACGATAGTGTTATTGAAGGGGCAGAAGTTGATGGAATCTTGATTTTGCCTACCGATACCGAGTTAGGGGCGGATATAAAAACAGTTTTGGGCTTGGACGACTATATCTTTGATGTTTCGGTTACGCCCAATAGGCCCGATTGCAACAGCATATGGGGAATAGCACGCGAGGTTGGCGCTGTATTGGACAAAAAAGTTAATCCGCCTTCTTTAAAATATGAAGTTGATGGCGCTATCAATAATGACATAAAGGTAAATGTATTAAATTATGACCTATGTCCAAGATATATGGCAAGCCGCATAAAGCACGCTAAAATTATGCCTTCGCCCAAATGGATGCGCGATAGATTAAGAAAGGTTGGAATAAGAGCTATCAACAACTTCGCGGATATTACCAACTATATTTTGATTGAAATAGGTCAACCTATGCATGCTTTTGACTACCGCAATATTGAAGGAAAGGTCATCAACGTCCGAACAGCCAAAGCAGGCGAAAAAATAACGGCTTTGGACGAAAAATCGTATTCTTTAAAGCCCGACCATTTGGTCATAGCGGACGGAAAAAAACCAATAGCCATAGCAGGAATTATGGGAGGGGAATATAGTTCTATAGCGCCTGACACTACCGATGTGGTTTTTGAATCCGCAATCTTTGCGCGCGGCAGCGTAAGATCAACTTCCAGAAGCCTAGGTTTGGCGTCCGAATCAAGCGCTAGGTTTGCCAAAGGGGTTGATTACTGGTCTTGCGAAACCGGGATGAAAAGAGCGCTTGCGCTTGTTTGCGAATTGGGATGCGGAAAGATAGCGGGGGATATTATAGACATCAAACCAAAAGAACAAAAAGAAAAAGTAATTGATGTTTCAATCAGTAGAATAAACAGCTTGCTGGGAATTGAAATACCTTCTCATAAAATTATTGAAATTTTAAACCGCCTTGAAATTGGCGCAAAATTAAAAGGGTATACATTGACTTGCGCGATACCCTTATTTAGAACGGACTTGGAAAATCATGCCGATATCGCGGAAGAAGTGATAAGATATTATGGATACGATAAGATTGGATTTAGCTTGCCAAATACAAGTTCTAGCATCAAAATTGGCGCTAACAAGTTTTATAAAGCTGCCCAACAAACCAAACAAACATTGGTAGGTTTAGGCTTATACGAAATCTTAACATATTCTTTTATCAATAAAGATTGGCTTGTTAAGCTTAATTTGGATAAGAACGATTATCGGCTAAAAACCATTGATCTTCTTAATCCTTTGAGCGAAGAACACGGCTCAATGAGAACGACGCTTATACCAAATCTATTGACTGTGGCAGCTTATAATCTCAACCATAAAAATAACGAGTTTAGATTGTTTGAATTATCAAGAGTGTATTTGCCCAAAAATTTGCCGCTTGAAGATTTGCCGCAAGAACCAAATTATTTGGGCGTTGTAATTTGCAATGAGGCTGATAATTTCCTTACGGTAAAAGCTATAGCGAAAAATGTTCTGCAGGATTTTGGATTAAGCGCTTCTTATAAAAGATCCAACGAACCTTTCTTGCATCCCGGTATTAGCGCTGACATAAAGTTAAACGGCCAAAAGATTGGTTTTTTGGGCGCCATGCATCCGAGCGTCTTGCAAAATTATGATATAGAAAAAACTTTGTATATATTAGAATTGGATTATGATAAAATATGGCAACATAAAAAATCAATAACATTCAAACCGTTATCAAAATTTCAAGCTATAGAAAGGGACTTGGCGTTTTTAGTAAAAGAAGAAACGCCCGCTCAAGAACTTATTGACCATATACAAAAAAGCGCGGGGCCCTATCTTGAATCCGTTGAATTGTTTGATGTATATACAGGTGCGCAAATAGAAAAAGGATATAAGAGCATGGCGTTTTCTCTGGTGTTTAGGTCACATGAGAAAACTTTAAAAGACGAAGACATTGCCAAAAATATTGACAAAATTATAAGAGGGTTAAAATATAAATATAACGCTGAACTGCGTTCATAA